The genomic region CTTTTACATTACAGAGACAATAAAGTATATCTAAACTTGCATATTAGACTTAGCTTCCTAAATcataaataaattacattaagGCCTGCAGAATAAAGTCCAAATTCTTTAATAAGGCCTACTAACCCATTTGTGATTTGACTCTCTGCctcattttgtcattttcctcCAGGGCCTCTATTTCATGGCTTGCCCACTTTTTTTTGTAAGTGAATCTTATAATTTAGTGAAACTGTACATTTCCAAAATGACacccatatatatacatatatatatatatttttttttaatcaaaagttAAGCTAGTTGGAAAGGATGGAATTTCCAGCTTATTAACGCTTTTtcctggtactgaggtttgaacttaaggctcggcaagcactcttaccacttgaaccatgcctccagccctgtaaacaagaatttttttttcatatctctTTAAATGTATTTGAAGGAATCTTAATCCATAACCACTTGATGTGAACTATCATCCATGAAAACTTTTTCTTGAATGCATACTTAGAAATGATTTATCcttgaactggaggcatggctcaatagtagagtgcttgcctagcatgtgcaaatccCTGGGTgtatgtggggggtgggggaggcgcTTATCCTTGAACTTACATTCATTCCATTGTCCataagaatattttcttaaaataccttttttatttgttttagttgcagtactgtgtttgaactcagggcctctgtcttgctggtaggcactctaccacttgagtcatacctcccagccccttttgctttagtcatttttcagattaggtctcagttttttcctgggctggccctggaccataatcctcctgtttATACCTCACACATAGCTGGGGGTGCagtgccaccatgccagcttattgtttgagatggggttctcactaactttttgcctaggctggcctcaaattgtgattctcCCTACCTCCATCTcttagcagctaggattacaggcatgaaccactctGCCTGACCTAAATTATCTTTCATCACCACCCTACCTTGCTTCTTGGCAACAAAAATGTGAACATAGGTTGACTTTTATAATACTTTGAAGTATTTTTAGGTTTTCAGAAAAGTTGTTAAAATAATTCATAGAATTCCCACATGTCCTTCACCCAGATTTCCTAATGTTAACCtttgttagtatttgttttttctttctctctatatattataTTTCCAGATCTTAATGTGCAGTTTCTGTTCATATTGCACCAATTGTCCCATTAATGTGCTTCTAAAATTTCCTGAGATTCATAGTCTCCAAGTATTTAATCAATATAATCAAGGTAGCCCAATAAATAGTATTTAATTAATTAGAGTACAAATATATTACAAGTTTTTATACTTACAACACCTGAAAAGTTATCTGACCTGGGATGGTAGGACTTCTAAAAACTGAGTACATGTATCTATAGATGAGTATCTCATGGTTTAGCATTgtctgtttccatttcttttataaacACTGAGAAAACTTTTTGGTTATACAATGAAATGTATGGGAGTAGGagttttttttcttgcttgcttttttaaaaataattttaatttttttggtggagctggggtttgaactcagggccttgtgcttgtcagACAGGCACTCTGAcctatcctttttgctttagtttttcaaattGGGTCGTACATTtagcctgtaaccccagcaatcaggagggtatgccaggaggattgtaagttcaagatcagcctgggctacatagcaagacatctcaaaaaaaaaaaaatttagtttcaGAGGATGCATGACTTCAGACCACTCATGTACACTCAGAATACtcatcttaattttgtttttaagggaTGGCTTACATGTGGCAGTGAAAATCGTAAAAAATGTAGGCCGTTACCGTGAAGCAGCTCGTTCAGAAATTCAAGTATTGGAGCATTTAAATAGTACTGATCCCAATAGTGTCTTGTAAGTATAAATTTGAAGTATGATCCATTGATTACATTGAAATAACTAGAATTCTGTGAACTGAATTATTATTTTGATCTCTTTTAGCCGATGTGTCCAAATGCTAGAATGGTTTGATCATCATGGTCATGTTTGTATTGTATTTGAGCTGCTTGGACTTAGTACCTATgatttcattaaagaaaacagCTTTCTGCCATTTCAAATTGATCACATCAGGCAGATGGCATATCAGATCTGCCAATCAATAAATTGTAAGTATATATGATAAGTCTTTTAAACACAAGAAAAATTGTCTTCATTATGTAAGCAGTGTATTAATACTTGCCACTAAAAATACAGAGGTAAAGATGAAATCCCTTCCCATATCACTACTAGTCCCTCTTCATCTCTTCTAATACCAATTAAATTTCTAAGTGAAACTAAtgatgtctttttgttttctttgtagttttgcATCACAATAAATTAACTCATACAGATCTGAaacctgaaaatattttatttgtgaagTCTGACTATGTAGTCAAATATAATTCTAAAATGGTAAGTTAAAGACTTGTTTTAAATTTGCTGGTTGTCTTTGAAATTAATTTAGCTTGGTGGTCCTTGTATGAGGAATTTTACTTCTGAGCCTCATTATACTTTGatgtttaaatgtaaatggaGTGGCACTAGGGCTGTGGTTTGATTCCTAGTATTGGGGATACAGAAAACAGTTAATCTTTGTCTTTTTCATGGCTTTATTTTAACAGTCAAAATGGTAATTCATGGATggactggggctgtagctcagtgatggagtatttgcctagcatgtgcaaggtcctagtTTCCATccacagacagatacacacacacacaccacaccacaccacaccacaccacaccacaccacaaaACCAAATTCACAGCTTTTTGAGTAgtgctataaaatattttctgtctttgagTTTTACCTTTACTTAACTGTGTCTGTCTAGAAACGTGACGAGCGTACACTGAAAAACACGGATATCAAAGTTGTTGACTTTGGAAGTGCAACATATGATGATGAGCATCACAGTACTTTGGTATCCACACGGCACTACAGAGCTCCAGAGGTCATTTTGGGTCAGTAGATACCAGACTTCATTGTACTGTAATTGGAGAAGAGATTTTATTGGGGGTTGGGAAGGGTCATGGCTAGAATAATCTTAGCAGTTATACAGAgaatataattttcataaaaaatgtGTGGGCATTGCTATAAATACTTTCCTGAGTGATAGAAATGTAAAAGATATTCCAAGTGATGGTGATTTTTGAACTAGTTAATCTTAAGTGATTATAAGACAGTACGTTCTGTTAAGTACAGTATAGTAATGTGACTTTGAAGTTACATAGgtacttatttttattacatcGCAAAAGAATGGTTCTGTTGAAGATACTAAGGATTTGGTCAGCCAACTGTAGACATAGGGTTGATAGAGGtcaagaggagaagaaagaacgTCTTGTCCAGGCCAGTGGGAGAAGTTCAGATCAGGTGCTATTGAGAGAGAGTTCTAAATGTTACCAGgcaagtgagaattgatgtaaATATGAAGTGGGAGTTACTGGCCTTGAGGAAAAGGAATCTGGAGATTGGGAGATTTGAAGAGTTGTTTGTGTGTTTATGAATTGTTGTTGAGGGTGAAGGCAGAATTAGGTTAGAAAGGAATATGTAGTCAGGTGCTACACCAGAGGGAGGGTGGTTGTCTTTGCAGATAGTAAATAGGTAAGA from Castor canadensis chromosome 16, mCasCan1.hap1v2, whole genome shotgun sequence harbors:
- the Clk4 gene encoding dual specificity protein kinase CLK4 isoform X4, with translation MDGLHVAVKIVKNVGRYREAARSEIQVLEHLNSTDPNSVFRCVQMLEWFDHHGHVCIVFELLGLSTYDFIKENSFLPFQIDHIRQMAYQICQSINFLHHNKLTHTDLKPENILFVKSDYVVKYNSKMKRDERTLKNTDIKVVDFGSATYDDEHHSTLVSTRHYRAPEVILALGWSQPCDVWSIGCILIEYYLGFTVFQTHDSKEHLAMMERILGPIPTHMIQKTRKRKYFHHNQLDWDEHSSAGRYVRRRCKPLKEFMLCHDEEHEKLFDLVRRMLEYDPTKRITLDEALQHPFFDLLKKK